The Cellulomonas sp. S1-8 genome has a window encoding:
- a CDS encoding TetR family transcriptional regulator → MTDAPATRLVERSRQAARAEVARTGVALFLTRGFDATTMDDVAAAAGVSRRTLFRYFGSKEEVALGHLGGLGDELAAAVRAQPADVDVWVALVTAFEQTLPGALATDDGAARALAQLVETTASLRAAHAEKHRRWTDALTPAVAERLGDAPDAELAARAVVGTVLACLEAATHAWLCTDDDRDVHALALAALAAVRSTV, encoded by the coding sequence ATGACCGACGCCCCTGCCACCCGGCTCGTCGAGCGCAGCCGCCAGGCCGCCCGCGCCGAGGTCGCCCGCACCGGCGTCGCGCTCTTCCTCACCCGCGGCTTCGACGCCACCACGATGGACGACGTCGCCGCGGCCGCCGGCGTCTCCCGACGCACCCTCTTCCGGTACTTCGGCTCCAAGGAGGAGGTCGCGCTCGGGCACCTGGGCGGCCTGGGCGACGAGCTCGCCGCCGCCGTCCGCGCGCAGCCCGCCGACGTCGACGTGTGGGTCGCCCTCGTCACGGCCTTCGAGCAGACGCTGCCCGGCGCGCTCGCCACCGACGACGGCGCCGCGCGCGCGCTCGCCCAGCTCGTCGAGACGACGGCGTCCCTGCGCGCCGCGCACGCCGAGAAGCACCGCCGCTGGACCGACGCGCTCACCCCCGCGGTCGCGGAGCGGCTCGGCGACGCACCTGACGCGGAGCTGGCCGCGCGGGCCGTCGTCGGCACCGTCCTGGCGTGCCTCGAGGCCGCGACCCACGCGTGGCTGTGCACGGACGACGACCGCGACGTCCACGCGCTCGCGCTCGCCGCCCTCGCCGCGGTCCGCAGCACCGTCTGA
- a CDS encoding excinuclease ABC subunit UvrA has product MSTPTPVSRADSHDLIRVHGARENNLQDVSVELPKRRLTVFTGVSGSGKSSLVFGTIAAESQRLINETYSAFVQGFMPSLARPDVDVLEGLTTAIIVDQERMGANSRSTVGTVTDANAMLRILFSRLGDPHIGSPQAYSFNVPTVRASGAITVDRGHSRAETVSFEQIGGMCSRCEGMGKVNDFDLTALYDDSKTLEEGALTVPGYTMDGWYGRIFRGCGFFDASKPIRDFTDKELHALLYKEPTKIKVEGINVTYEGLIPKIQKSFLAKDVDAMQPHIRAFVERAITFQTCPECEGSRINEGARASRIGGLNIADACAMQITDLAAWVRDLDEPSVAPLLAVLSAALDSFVEIGLGYLSLDRPSGTLSGGEAQRTKMIRHLGSSLTDITYVFDEPTVGLHPHDIERMNDLLLRLRDKGNTVLVVEHKPEAIAIADHVVDLGPGAGTAGGQVVFEGTVEALRASGTLTGRHLDDRATLKPDVRTPTGVLEVRGAATHNLQGVDVDVPQGVLVVVTGVAGSGKSSLIHGSVAGREGVVAIDQGAIRGSRRSNPATYTGLLEPIRKAFAKANGVKPALFSANSEGACPVCNGAGVVYTDLGMMAGISTTCEVCEGRRFQAAVLEYTLGGRNISEVLAMPATVAEEFFAAGEPRIPAAHAILQRLVDVGLGYVTLGQPLTTLSGGERQRLKLATHLGDKGGTYVLDEPTTGLHLADVANLLALLDRLVDAGKSVIVIEHHQAVMAHADWIIDLGPGAGHDGGRVVFEGTPAALVADRSTLTGQHLAAYVGA; this is encoded by the coding sequence ATGAGCACGCCCACGCCCGTCAGCCGTGCCGACAGCCACGACCTCATCCGCGTGCACGGCGCCCGCGAGAACAACCTCCAGGACGTCAGCGTCGAGCTGCCGAAGCGCCGGCTGACGGTCTTCACGGGGGTCTCCGGCTCCGGCAAGAGCTCGCTCGTGTTCGGCACCATCGCCGCCGAGTCCCAGCGCCTCATCAACGAGACCTACAGCGCCTTCGTGCAGGGCTTCATGCCGTCGCTCGCCCGCCCCGACGTCGACGTCCTCGAGGGTCTGACCACCGCGATCATCGTCGACCAGGAGCGCATGGGCGCCAACTCGCGCTCGACCGTCGGCACCGTCACCGACGCGAACGCGATGCTGCGGATCCTGTTCAGCCGGCTCGGCGACCCGCACATCGGCTCGCCCCAGGCGTACTCCTTCAACGTGCCCACCGTGCGCGCCAGCGGCGCGATCACGGTCGACCGCGGCCACTCCCGGGCCGAGACGGTGTCGTTCGAGCAGATCGGCGGCATGTGCTCCCGCTGCGAGGGCATGGGCAAGGTCAACGACTTCGACCTCACGGCGCTCTACGACGACAGCAAGACCCTCGAGGAGGGGGCGCTCACCGTCCCCGGCTACACGATGGACGGGTGGTACGGCCGGATCTTCCGCGGCTGCGGGTTCTTCGACGCGAGCAAGCCGATCCGCGACTTCACGGACAAGGAGCTGCACGCGCTCCTGTACAAGGAGCCGACGAAGATCAAGGTCGAGGGCATCAACGTCACGTACGAGGGGCTGATCCCCAAGATCCAGAAGTCGTTCCTCGCCAAGGACGTCGACGCGATGCAGCCGCACATCCGGGCGTTCGTCGAGCGGGCCATCACGTTCCAGACGTGCCCCGAGTGCGAGGGCAGCCGGATCAACGAGGGTGCCCGCGCGTCCCGCATCGGCGGGCTCAACATCGCCGACGCGTGCGCGATGCAGATCACCGACCTGGCCGCATGGGTGCGTGACCTGGACGAGCCGTCCGTCGCGCCGCTGCTCGCCGTGCTGTCCGCGGCGCTCGACTCCTTCGTCGAGATCGGGCTGGGGTACCTGTCCCTCGACCGCCCCTCGGGCACGCTGTCGGGCGGCGAGGCGCAGCGCACCAAGATGATCCGGCACCTCGGGTCGTCGCTCACGGACATCACCTACGTCTTCGACGAGCCGACGGTCGGGCTGCACCCGCACGACATCGAGCGCATGAACGACCTGCTGCTGCGCCTGCGGGACAAGGGCAACACGGTGCTCGTCGTCGAGCACAAGCCCGAGGCCATCGCGATCGCCGACCACGTCGTCGACCTGGGTCCCGGTGCCGGCACCGCGGGCGGCCAGGTCGTGTTCGAGGGGACCGTCGAGGCGCTGCGGGCCAGCGGCACGCTCACCGGGCGCCACCTCGACGACCGCGCGACGCTCAAGCCGGACGTCCGGACGCCGACCGGGGTGCTCGAGGTGCGCGGCGCCGCCACCCACAACCTGCAGGGCGTCGACGTGGACGTGCCGCAGGGCGTGCTCGTCGTCGTCACGGGCGTCGCGGGTTCGGGCAAGAGCTCGTTGATCCACGGGTCCGTCGCCGGGCGTGAGGGCGTCGTCGCGATCGACCAGGGGGCGATCCGCGGGTCGCGCCGCTCCAACCCCGCGACGTACACGGGCCTGCTCGAGCCGATCCGCAAGGCCTTCGCCAAGGCCAACGGGGTCAAGCCCGCCCTGTTCAGCGCCAACTCCGAGGGTGCGTGCCCGGTCTGCAACGGTGCCGGTGTCGTCTACACCGACCTCGGCATGATGGCCGGCATCTCGACCACGTGCGAGGTGTGCGAGGGCCGACGGTTCCAGGCCGCGGTGCTCGAGTACACGCTCGGCGGGCGGAACATCAGCGAGGTGCTCGCGATGCCCGCGACCGTCGCCGAGGAGTTCTTCGCCGCCGGGGAGCCCCGCATCCCGGCCGCGCACGCGATCCTGCAGCGGCTCGTCGACGTCGGCCTGGGGTACGTGACCCTCGGTCAGCCGTTGACGACGCTGTCCGGCGGTGAGCGGCAGCGCCTCAAGCTCGCCACCCACCTCGGTGACAAGGGCGGCACCTACGTCCTCGACGAGCCGACCACCGGACTGCACCTCGCCGACGTCGCGAACCTGCTCGCCCTGCTGGACCGCCTCGTCGACGCGGGCAAGTCCGTCATCGTGATCGAGCACCACCAGGCCGTCATGGCGCATGCCGACTGGATCATCGACCTCGGCCCCGGAGCGGGGCACGACGGCGGGCGCGTGGTGTTCGAGGGCACGCCCGCGGCCCTCGTCGCCGACCGCAGCACCCTCACCGGGCAGCACCTGGCGGCGTACGTGGGGGCCTGA
- a CDS encoding SDR family NAD(P)-dependent oxidoreductase, translating to MAAVDYRTQTTLVTGASSGIGAELARRLAARGSALVLVARRTDLLEALATEIRTAHGVRVDVVTADLVEPGAADRLAAEVERRGLRVTSLFNNAGFGLHGDFHTSDPQRVNDMVQLNVVALTDVTRVFIEGLRDAGTGVLVNVASIVAYLPLPSSAVYAATKAYVLHLTEALWLESAGSGLRVLALSPGVTRTEFFAGYGGPSNSPGGVQDAAAVVDVTLRTLDRTAPPAAVVSGWRNRLIAGASRAIPRNLALRLTAASNRA from the coding sequence ATGGCCGCCGTCGACTACCGCACCCAGACCACGCTCGTCACCGGCGCCAGCTCCGGCATCGGCGCCGAGCTGGCCCGTCGGCTCGCCGCCCGGGGCTCCGCGCTCGTCCTCGTCGCCCGCCGCACCGACCTGCTCGAGGCGCTCGCGACCGAGATCCGCACGGCGCACGGCGTGCGGGTCGACGTGGTCACCGCGGACCTCGTCGAGCCCGGTGCAGCCGACCGGCTCGCCGCCGAGGTCGAGCGTCGCGGGCTGCGGGTCACGAGCCTGTTCAACAACGCCGGCTTCGGGCTGCACGGCGACTTCCACACCTCCGACCCGCAGCGCGTGAACGACATGGTCCAGCTCAACGTCGTCGCCCTGACCGACGTCACCCGCGTCTTCATCGAGGGCCTGCGCGACGCGGGCACGGGTGTGCTGGTCAACGTCGCGAGCATCGTCGCGTACCTGCCCCTGCCGTCGTCCGCCGTCTACGCCGCCACCAAGGCGTACGTGCTGCACCTCACCGAGGCGCTGTGGCTCGAGTCGGCCGGCAGCGGGCTGCGGGTGCTCGCGCTGTCGCCGGGCGTCACGCGCACCGAGTTCTTCGCCGGCTACGGCGGGCCGTCGAACTCGCCGGGGGGCGTGCAGGACGCGGCCGCCGTCGTCGACGTCACGCTGCGCACGCTGGACCGCACGGCCCCGCCCGCGGCCGTGGTCTCGGGCTGGCGCAACCGCCTCATCGCCGGGGCGAGCCGCGCGATCCCGCGCAACCTCGCGCTCCGGCTGACGGCGGCCTCGAACCGCGCCTGA
- a CDS encoding VOC family protein, with protein sequence MPTPTSPTELIEPADERVLAPSTAMDAVTLHVGDLEAMSTYYAAAIALEPLEERSRGQQVHRVLGRGTTPMLRLVHTPGLPAVDQRQAGLFHTAFLFDDAPSLAATVYRAAQDPRSRFVGSSDHLVSEAFYFTDPEGNGIELYTDRDRDLWLHRDGTLVMGTEPLDPNAYLRAHVTQEALDAGPALAGRVGHVHLQVGDIAVAEAFYLDALGFEATVRGYPGALFASAGGYHHHVAMNVWNSRGAGPRASTLGLGDVAVTVPGRADLDALAGRLRARALPYADDGRSITLRDPWDTQVTVSVPGTTTADLLTR encoded by the coding sequence GTGCCCACCCCGACCTCGCCCACTGAGCTCATCGAGCCCGCCGACGAGCGCGTCCTGGCGCCCAGCACCGCGATGGACGCCGTCACGCTGCACGTCGGCGACCTCGAGGCCATGTCCACCTACTACGCGGCCGCCATCGCGCTCGAGCCGCTCGAGGAGCGCAGCCGAGGGCAGCAGGTGCACCGCGTCCTCGGCCGCGGCACCACCCCGATGCTGCGCCTCGTCCACACCCCCGGGCTGCCCGCCGTCGACCAGCGCCAGGCCGGCCTGTTCCACACCGCGTTCCTCTTCGACGACGCCCCGAGCCTCGCCGCGACCGTCTACCGCGCCGCGCAGGACCCGCGCAGCCGGTTCGTCGGCTCCAGCGACCACCTCGTCTCCGAGGCGTTCTACTTCACCGACCCCGAGGGCAACGGCATCGAGCTGTACACCGACCGCGACCGCGACCTGTGGCTGCACCGCGACGGCACCCTCGTCATGGGCACCGAGCCCCTCGACCCGAACGCCTACCTGCGCGCCCACGTCACGCAGGAGGCGCTCGACGCCGGCCCCGCGCTGGCCGGGCGCGTCGGCCACGTGCACCTGCAGGTCGGGGACATCGCCGTGGCCGAGGCGTTCTACCTCGACGCGCTCGGCTTCGAGGCCACCGTCCGCGGGTACCCCGGTGCGCTGTTCGCGTCCGCGGGCGGCTACCACCACCACGTCGCGATGAACGTGTGGAACAGCCGCGGCGCCGGCCCGCGCGCCTCGACGCTGGGCCTGGGCGACGTCGCCGTCACCGTCCCGGGCCGGGCCGACCTCGACGCCCTGGCCGGCCGCCTGCGCGCCCGGGCCCTGCCGTACGCCGACGACGGCCGCTCGATCACGCTGCGCGACCCGTGGGACACCCAGGTGACGGTCTCGGTCCCCGGCACGACGACGGCCGACCTCCTGACCCGCTGA
- a CDS encoding TIM-barrel domain-containing protein produces the protein MPHLRTDGSRLTWTGDGETLVVEPWGTDAVRVRSSVTGDVVDTDWALLPAPTTQPPALPPTIDGDTATLVQGRLTVELTTGQHRDWQVGHHVAWCRVTFRDRTGRVLLREHESGGALKLRARDFRAHVGGDHRLVARFESDPDEHLAGMGLYQQELVDLKGSTFELAHRNSQASVPFVVSSAGYGMLWHNPAVGTATFGRNRTEWVADSTRQLDYWVTAGDTPAQIASAYADATGHVPMMPEHGLGLWQSRLRYTTQDELLDVAREHRRRGLPLDVVVADFFHWPHLGDYRFEDEFWPDPAAMTAELRGLGVELMVSVWPQVGVDSENFPQLAGENHLVRTDRGLEVQMAFGGPSMFVDVTHPGARAALWELCRRSYHEHGVRIFWLDEAEPEYGRYDLDNYRFHAGPGAQVSNLYPQLFSRVFHDGLTAAGEQDVVNLVRCAWAGSQRYGALVWSGDIACTWQALRRQLVAGVHMGVAGIPWFTTDIGGFHGGDVRDPAFHELLVRWFQVGTFSPVLRMHGDRQPSRSVTAADGSARMDAGADNELWSYGADVERVLVGHLRVREALRPRLRALMREAHEDGQPVLRGLFHEFGDDPRAWQVTDQYLLGADLLVAPVVHPGATSRTVHLPAGATWTDLRTGERHAGGADVEVDAPLHVVPVFGRDGAGGELGDALRAIG, from the coding sequence GTGCCCCACCTGCGCACCGACGGCAGCCGCCTGACCTGGACGGGCGACGGCGAGACCCTCGTCGTCGAGCCCTGGGGCACCGACGCCGTCCGCGTCCGCTCGTCCGTCACCGGCGACGTCGTCGACACCGACTGGGCCCTGCTGCCCGCGCCGACGACCCAGCCCCCCGCCCTGCCCCCGACGATCGACGGCGACACGGCCACCCTCGTGCAGGGCCGGCTCACCGTCGAGCTCACGACGGGTCAGCACCGGGACTGGCAGGTCGGCCACCACGTCGCGTGGTGCCGCGTGACGTTCCGCGACCGCACCGGCCGGGTGCTGCTGCGCGAGCACGAGTCCGGCGGTGCGCTCAAGCTGCGAGCCCGCGACTTCCGCGCGCACGTCGGCGGCGACCACCGGCTCGTCGCACGCTTCGAGTCCGACCCCGACGAGCACCTGGCCGGGATGGGGCTCTACCAGCAGGAGCTCGTCGACCTCAAGGGCAGCACGTTCGAGCTGGCGCACCGCAACTCCCAGGCGTCCGTGCCGTTCGTCGTCTCCAGCGCCGGCTACGGCATGCTCTGGCACAACCCGGCCGTGGGGACGGCCACCTTCGGGCGCAACCGCACCGAGTGGGTCGCCGACAGCACCCGCCAGCTCGACTACTGGGTCACCGCAGGCGACACCCCCGCGCAGATCGCGTCGGCGTACGCGGACGCCACCGGGCACGTCCCGATGATGCCCGAGCACGGCCTGGGCCTGTGGCAGAGCCGGCTGCGCTACACCACGCAGGACGAGCTGCTCGACGTCGCGCGCGAGCACAGGCGTCGCGGGCTGCCGCTCGACGTCGTCGTCGCCGACTTCTTCCACTGGCCGCACCTGGGCGACTACCGGTTCGAGGACGAGTTCTGGCCCGACCCCGCGGCCATGACCGCCGAGCTGCGCGGGCTCGGCGTCGAGCTCATGGTGTCCGTCTGGCCGCAGGTCGGGGTCGACTCGGAGAACTTCCCGCAGCTCGCAGGCGAGAACCACCTGGTTCGCACCGACCGCGGCCTCGAGGTGCAGATGGCGTTCGGCGGGCCGAGCATGTTCGTCGACGTCACCCACCCCGGCGCCCGCGCCGCGCTGTGGGAGCTGTGCCGGCGCAGCTACCACGAGCACGGCGTGCGGATCTTCTGGCTGGACGAGGCCGAGCCGGAGTACGGGCGCTACGACCTCGACAACTACCGGTTCCACGCCGGCCCCGGCGCCCAGGTGAGCAACCTGTACCCCCAGCTGTTCTCGCGGGTCTTCCACGACGGGCTGACCGCCGCCGGCGAGCAGGACGTGGTCAACCTGGTGCGGTGCGCGTGGGCCGGCAGCCAGCGCTACGGCGCGCTCGTGTGGTCGGGCGACATCGCGTGCACGTGGCAGGCGCTGCGCCGTCAGCTCGTCGCCGGGGTGCACATGGGCGTCGCGGGCATCCCGTGGTTCACCACCGACATCGGCGGGTTCCACGGCGGCGACGTGCGTGACCCGGCGTTCCACGAGCTGCTGGTGCGCTGGTTCCAGGTCGGCACCTTCAGCCCCGTCCTGCGCATGCACGGCGACCGGCAGCCGAGTCGCTCGGTGACCGCAGCCGACGGGTCCGCGCGCATGGACGCCGGAGCCGACAACGAGCTGTGGAGCTACGGCGCGGACGTCGAGCGGGTGCTCGTCGGCCACCTGCGCGTGCGAGAGGCGCTGCGCCCGCGCCTGCGGGCTCTCATGCGCGAGGCGCACGAGGACGGGCAGCCGGTGCTGCGCGGCCTGTTCCACGAGTTCGGCGACGACCCGCGCGCGTGGCAGGTCACCGACCAGTACCTCCTGGGTGCCGACCTGCTCGTCGCCCCGGTGGTGCACCCCGGGGCGACGTCGCGCACCGTGCACCTGCCGGCCGGCGCGACGTGGACCGACCTGCGCACGGGCGAGCGGCACGCCGGCGGGGCGGACGTCGAGGTCGACGCGCCGCTGCACGTCGTGCCGGTCTTCGGACGCGACGGTGCCGGGGGCGAGCTGGGCGACGCGCTGCGCGCGATCGGCTGA
- a CDS encoding SpoIIE family protein phosphatase produces MPASADDANGTLRPVDAQTARLSLLDSAAQAAGLGTFQWNLTTGELTWDATLLEVFGYDESTFGGTIESFDARLHPGDVGPVSAALESAVATCGVYEAEFRVLRPDGTVRWLTARGRALAGPSGQAAHLIGVTTDTTALRERDLRVRQILEDMSTAYYWVDAGWRFGYVNAEAERLLARTREDLLGVVIWDLFPGAVGTAFEERYRAAARTGEPQVFDAYYPAPLDGWYEVRAIPERGGVAAYFTEITERRRALDLAEQERARSDLRARVADELADAVDPVRALESVLAHLVPDVADFAIASILDEGTGSWRARLRDVAARHSEADLQPVLDEYRSLRVPALARTSLVAEVLATSRPAVRYGSPPLHDIVQDGPARDLLERLAPETLMVLPLRGRGRTRGLITLDRSAARGEFTDAEVTALRDVTAQIGLALDNAHLNSAQRDLAEELQRSLLTELPEPDHLHLVARYVPASTGTQIGGDWYDAFLLRDGCTCLVIGDVTGHDLHAAVKMAQIRNVLRGGAHAVAQPPAAILSAFDWAAHDLAIGAFSTAILARIEQPDELGARGMRLLRWSNAGHPPPLLVHPDGRAELLRRPSDLLLGLRKHTVRQDHTQLIAPGATVLLYTDGLVERRGERLEVGLERLRRCAERLHHLPLEEFCDAVVEELARTSEDDVALLAVRAFPEDEPRPAEAGPEQVPGDHAPSAS; encoded by the coding sequence ATGCCCGCATCGGCGGACGACGCGAACGGCACCCTGCGACCGGTCGACGCGCAGACGGCCCGGCTGTCGCTGCTCGACTCGGCCGCGCAGGCGGCCGGTCTGGGCACGTTCCAGTGGAACCTCACCACCGGGGAGCTGACCTGGGACGCGACGCTCCTGGAGGTCTTCGGCTACGACGAGAGCACGTTCGGCGGCACGATCGAGTCCTTCGACGCGCGGCTGCACCCGGGCGACGTCGGGCCGGTCTCGGCCGCGCTGGAGTCCGCCGTCGCGACGTGCGGCGTCTACGAGGCCGAGTTCCGCGTGCTGCGGCCCGACGGCACGGTGCGCTGGCTGACGGCGCGCGGCCGCGCGCTCGCGGGCCCGTCCGGGCAGGCCGCGCACCTCATCGGCGTCACGACGGACACCACGGCGCTGCGGGAGCGGGACCTGCGCGTCCGGCAGATCCTCGAGGACATGTCGACCGCCTACTACTGGGTCGACGCGGGCTGGCGCTTCGGTTACGTCAACGCCGAGGCGGAGCGCCTCCTGGCCCGCACGCGCGAGGACCTGCTGGGCGTGGTGATCTGGGACCTCTTCCCGGGCGCCGTCGGCACCGCCTTCGAGGAGCGCTACCGCGCGGCCGCACGCACCGGCGAGCCCCAGGTCTTCGACGCCTACTACCCCGCGCCGCTGGACGGCTGGTACGAGGTCCGGGCCATCCCCGAGCGCGGCGGCGTCGCCGCGTACTTCACCGAGATCACCGAGCGCCGGCGCGCCCTCGACCTGGCGGAGCAGGAGCGCGCGCGGTCCGACCTGCGCGCCAGGGTCGCCGACGAGCTCGCCGACGCCGTCGACCCCGTGCGGGCCCTGGAGTCCGTGCTGGCGCACCTCGTGCCCGACGTGGCCGACTTCGCGATCGCGAGCATCCTCGACGAGGGCACGGGCTCGTGGCGCGCGCGCCTCCGCGACGTCGCCGCACGGCACTCCGAGGCGGACCTGCAGCCCGTCCTCGACGAGTACCGGTCGTTGCGGGTGCCGGCCCTGGCCCGCACGTCCCTCGTCGCGGAGGTGCTGGCGACGTCCCGGCCCGCGGTCCGGTACGGCTCGCCGCCGCTGCACGACATCGTGCAGGACGGCCCCGCACGCGACCTGCTCGAGCGGCTCGCACCCGAGACGCTCATGGTGCTGCCGCTGCGGGGGCGGGGGCGCACCCGGGGGCTGATCACGCTGGACCGCAGCGCCGCGCGCGGCGAGTTCACCGACGCCGAGGTGACCGCGCTGCGCGACGTGACGGCCCAGATCGGCCTCGCGCTCGACAACGCGCACCTGAACTCCGCGCAGCGCGACCTCGCCGAGGAGCTGCAGCGCAGCCTGCTCACCGAGCTGCCCGAGCCGGACCACCTGCACCTGGTCGCGCGGTACGTGCCCGCGTCGACCGGCACGCAGATCGGCGGTGACTGGTACGACGCGTTCCTGCTGCGCGACGGCTGCACCTGCCTGGTGATCGGCGACGTGACGGGTCACGACCTGCACGCGGCGGTCAAGATGGCGCAGATCCGCAACGTCCTGCGGGGCGGCGCGCACGCGGTCGCGCAGCCGCCGGCGGCGATCCTCTCCGCGTTCGACTGGGCCGCGCACGACCTCGCGATCGGGGCGTTCAGCACCGCGATCCTCGCGCGGATCGAGCAGCCCGACGAGCTGGGGGCGCGGGGCATGCGGCTGCTGCGCTGGTCGAACGCCGGCCACCCGCCGCCGCTGCTGGTGCACCCCGACGGGCGCGCGGAGCTGCTGCGCCGGCCGAGCGACCTGCTGCTCGGTCTGCGCAAGCACACCGTGCGCCAGGACCACACGCAGCTGATCGCGCCCGGGGCCACCGTGCTGCTCTACACCGACGGTCTCGTCGAGCGTCGCGGCGAGCGTCTGGAGGTCGGCCTGGAGCGGCTGCGCCGGTGCGCGGAGCGGCTGCACCACCTGCCGCTGGAGGAGTTCTGCGACGCGGTGGTCGAGGAGCTCGCGAGGACGAGCGAGGACGACGTCGCGCTGCTGGCGGTCCGCGCCTTCCCCGAGGACGAGCCGCGGCCGGCGGAGGCGGGCCCGGAGCAGGTCCCGGGGGACCACGCGCCGTCGGCCTCCTGA
- a CDS encoding P-loop ATPase, Sll1717 family, with protein sequence MTRPRYGDLYFGLSDSRNEANQDRDSFLQTYVDLNGSTKRVVRGDKFLVLGPKGTGKSALAWYLQFAEPEGAHLALVRDASSLPLAEVPRLQTGQEPGPERTVVAWKFILLCNYLELLMRDQGCSINRNPEVVRVARLLRDFGFMGDASGRALLKFSTTTVTIPVPKLGTIYKRESSSALNIFNLIPYLEMWVAEAESAVRHILLIDGLDSIFLNDAKYDESLSSLVQAAYTLNQKLMENRATGSVVLLLRNDIFSRIALSLPDSQKMRDDLALELDWRVLSGKAGVGAPLMRLVNTKAGRALGVDNFEVLKYFPDSIEVGSRELGVRKIPTFQYLLNMTRHTPRDMLRLFEEIRRVEASGIFEESGDRLRQEVIHEGVLQYSTKYFVGAISNEFAGYAGGPERAAAALTALKAINKQSFDGDEFRESLASVASGIEVDHRDLLRLLFYAGAIGNSIGGYREKSYMQFYHRRDESEIYLQGNFMLHNALIHAWGLRRTLGNEPESQTGAIPLIDRGAARPRRRRRKWEERKK encoded by the coding sequence ATGACTAGACCGCGCTACGGCGATCTGTATTTCGGCCTGTCCGACTCGCGCAACGAGGCGAACCAGGATCGCGACTCGTTCCTCCAAACTTATGTCGACCTGAACGGCTCTACGAAGCGAGTAGTCCGAGGAGATAAATTTCTCGTCCTCGGACCGAAGGGCACCGGTAAGTCCGCGCTCGCCTGGTACCTACAGTTCGCAGAACCTGAGGGGGCTCATCTTGCCCTTGTGCGCGACGCTTCGAGTCTGCCTCTGGCCGAGGTTCCACGCCTTCAAACTGGCCAGGAGCCCGGACCAGAGCGCACTGTCGTTGCCTGGAAATTCATCCTTCTCTGCAACTATCTAGAGCTTCTGATGCGCGATCAGGGATGCTCAATCAATCGGAACCCAGAAGTGGTCCGAGTCGCCCGCCTGTTGCGGGATTTTGGATTCATGGGTGACGCGTCAGGGCGAGCCCTGCTCAAGTTCTCGACAACGACCGTAACTATACCGGTGCCGAAACTGGGAACTATTTACAAGCGCGAGAGCAGCTCGGCACTCAACATCTTTAACCTCATTCCCTATCTTGAGATGTGGGTTGCCGAGGCAGAGTCGGCGGTGCGACACATTCTACTCATTGATGGCCTCGACTCAATATTCCTAAATGACGCCAAGTACGACGAGAGCCTTTCCTCGCTCGTTCAGGCCGCATACACTCTCAACCAGAAACTAATGGAGAACCGGGCCACTGGTAGTGTTGTACTTCTTCTGAGAAACGATATATTTTCACGCATCGCCCTGTCGCTCCCTGACTCGCAGAAGATGCGTGACGACCTCGCGCTCGAACTAGACTGGCGTGTGCTATCGGGAAAAGCCGGCGTGGGAGCGCCTCTTATGCGCCTCGTCAATACCAAAGCGGGTCGCGCCCTGGGTGTGGACAACTTCGAGGTGCTCAAATACTTCCCCGATTCCATCGAGGTTGGCTCACGAGAACTCGGCGTCCGCAAGATACCAACCTTTCAGTACCTGCTGAATATGACGCGCCACACGCCTCGCGACATGCTGCGCCTATTCGAGGAGATCCGTCGGGTCGAAGCGTCAGGAATCTTTGAAGAGAGCGGGGACCGACTCCGTCAGGAGGTCATTCATGAAGGAGTGCTTCAATACTCGACGAAATACTTCGTCGGCGCGATCAGTAACGAGTTTGCTGGGTATGCGGGCGGGCCGGAAAGGGCGGCCGCTGCACTCACAGCACTCAAGGCGATAAACAAGCAGTCGTTCGACGGCGATGAGTTTCGAGAGAGCCTAGCAAGCGTGGCCTCTGGTATCGAGGTGGATCACCGTGATCTATTGCGTTTGCTATTTTACGCAGGAGCTATCGGCAACTCGATCGGCGGCTATCGAGAGAAGAGCTACATGCAGTTCTACCACCGACGAGACGAGTCAGAGATTTATCTCCAAGGCAACTTCATGCTCCACAACGCGCTGATCCACGCATGGGGCCTGCGTCGAACGCTCGGAAATGAGCCCGAGAGTCAAACTGGCGCTATTCCGCTCATCGATCGGGGCGCAGCGAGACCGCGGCGCCGGCGCCGAAAGTGGGAAGAGCGCAAAAAGTAA